Proteins from a genomic interval of Mesobacillus sp. S13:
- a CDS encoding PadR family transcriptional regulator — MSIEHSILAVISFRPSTGYDIKAEFEHKAAGLFWGMSYGSLYPKLKKLEEHGYIITIESEAEGRKKKLYELTGKGWTELESWLARKPEPPNIKDELFIKMAAWHNEMDLGLLAGHLKNRAQESEEILSFIKEWKQNNTSYINSVGMLAMRYAELKLEAELQWIKESLDSLQNDRLPEGQDPKKLGQKQVERRKEALKADQ; from the coding sequence ATGTCAATTGAACATTCAATCCTTGCAGTTATTAGTTTCCGACCAAGCACTGGGTATGACATTAAAGCTGAATTCGAGCATAAAGCGGCAGGCCTATTTTGGGGTATGAGTTATGGCAGCCTATACCCAAAGCTTAAGAAGCTTGAAGAACATGGGTATATCATTACCATTGAGTCAGAAGCAGAAGGCCGCAAGAAAAAACTTTATGAGCTGACCGGCAAAGGCTGGACAGAATTGGAAAGCTGGCTTGCCAGAAAACCAGAACCTCCTAACATTAAGGATGAGTTATTCATTAAAATGGCTGCCTGGCACAATGAGATGGATTTAGGGCTTCTGGCCGGCCATTTAAAAAATAGAGCCCAAGAGTCAGAGGAAATATTAAGCTTCATCAAGGAATGGAAACAGAATAATACATCTTATATAAACAGTGTCGGAATGCTGGCAATGAGATACGCGGAGTTAAAACTCGAGGCTGAGCTTCAATGGATAAAAGAATCGCTTGACTCCCTGCAGAATGATAGACTTCCTGAGGGTCAGGATCCGAAGAAACTTGGACAGAAACAAGTGGAACGAAGAAAGGAAGCACTTAAAGCAGATCAATAG
- a CDS encoding MFS transporter encodes MNTGIFKPLKNKAFRSLFGAQVFSDLGNWLDFIAIQVIVAYHWDLGEGAIASVIIVMGIPWVIIGPLASVYVDRLPQKMLMISCLWLRIFFVAGLFFAPNLYVMLLFVFLKATVAALYDPARQSAIRHTVADEELPEAVTLSQLSVNTMKIIGPALGGGIIALYGVKSPFIFEATGFLIAIAILFTLPKIETEAPAGMQNKTSYLEDLKEGIQHIFSARILKAAIILSSIAFFIIFLYDGLFIFVAQNLGFSGEEFGLLVSSVGFGSVIGALFLGRFTGWKNMPIQLIASASVLSGSLILTIGIGVLGIFELPKIMWMAGAFLLGLLASAEGVPYGYVLQSETPKNIMGRVSSTAASLQTFSMLVAPAAGALLAKSIGVSGVLIGAGIATFFLGTIALAFHLRKNEKVKSLEA; translated from the coding sequence ATGAATACTGGTATTTTTAAACCGCTGAAAAACAAGGCTTTTCGTTCGCTTTTTGGTGCACAAGTATTTTCCGATTTGGGAAACTGGCTCGACTTTATTGCCATACAGGTTATAGTTGCGTACCATTGGGATCTTGGCGAAGGGGCAATTGCTTCCGTCATAATCGTCATGGGAATACCGTGGGTAATCATCGGGCCGCTTGCCAGTGTGTATGTAGACAGACTTCCACAAAAGATGCTGATGATATCATGCCTCTGGTTAAGGATTTTCTTTGTTGCCGGTTTATTTTTTGCGCCAAACCTTTATGTTATGCTCCTTTTTGTTTTCCTTAAGGCGACTGTAGCTGCATTGTATGATCCAGCAAGACAGAGTGCGATCAGACATACAGTTGCAGATGAGGAACTTCCTGAGGCTGTAACTTTGAGTCAATTATCAGTCAATACAATGAAAATCATAGGGCCCGCCTTAGGTGGCGGTATCATCGCCCTTTACGGAGTAAAGAGCCCATTTATTTTTGAGGCAACAGGCTTTTTGATTGCGATTGCGATATTGTTCACACTGCCGAAAATAGAAACAGAAGCACCTGCGGGGATGCAAAATAAAACCTCATATTTAGAAGATCTTAAAGAAGGAATTCAGCATATTTTCTCAGCAAGGATTCTAAAAGCTGCAATCATTCTTTCCTCCATTGCCTTTTTCATCATCTTTTTGTATGATGGTTTGTTTATCTTTGTTGCGCAGAATCTGGGATTTAGCGGTGAAGAATTCGGCCTGCTTGTCAGTTCTGTTGGATTTGGCAGCGTGATTGGCGCACTTTTCCTCGGCCGATTTACCGGCTGGAAAAATATGCCGATTCAGTTAATAGCTTCAGCTTCTGTACTGAGTGGCAGCTTGATTCTTACTATTGGAATCGGCGTATTGGGGATATTTGAACTCCCTAAGATTATGTGGATGGCTGGCGCTTTCCTTCTTGGACTACTCGCTTCTGCAGAAGGTGTTCCATATGGTTATGTCCTGCAATCAGAAACACCCAAGAACATAATGGGCAGGGTATCATCAACAGCTGCCTCCCTGCAGACATTCTCGATGCTGGTCGCCCCTGCTGCGGGTGCACTGCTGGCAAAATCAATCGGTGTTTCAGGCGTGCTGATAGGTGCAGGCATTGCCACCTTTTTTCTCGGGACAATTGCTTTAGCTTTCCATTTAAGAAAAAACGAAAAAGTAAAAAGCCTTGAAGCCTAG